The following proteins are co-located in the Anas platyrhynchos isolate ZD024472 breed Pekin duck chromosome 1, IASCAAS_PekinDuck_T2T, whole genome shotgun sequence genome:
- the PROSER1 gene encoding proline and serine-rich protein 1 isoform X1 — translation MDKKSFETVLDEIRKAVLTEYKLKAIEYVHGYFSSEQVVELLRYFSWAEPQLKAIKALQHKIVAVPASKMVNILNCFTFSKDKLIALEILASNIVDAQNYRLIEDLFRINMSEKKRCRRILEQASKTGCKAPHAMISSCGMIPGNPYPKGKPSRINGIFPGTPIKKDTEECTNEGKGIAARILGPSKPAPSTYNPHKPVPYPIPPCRPHATIAPSAYNNAGLVPMANVIAPGLPAPPPYTANQVVAENEDLSSQAKPSQNQAFSAQANQLFTPHGSNPSTPAATPVPTPSPVKAISHPLAPATPLISGMNMSTPVLPVFPGQVSSSIHTSQPSTPTPTVIKSLSLPGVPVTSVHSATSTPIPAVFSGLASIPTATPAPQGSSTPCATPAPNEAFASATAPFAGLPFSATSSVASANNPTPLSSVFAGLPLSLPPNVQGISSPVPSTVANSPATTIPGSLSLPNPILSVLKGFLTSNDTSLINSSALPSAMTSELASLSALANQSSDPPTSSVNKCYTPSATPTPQRSSTPGLAIFPGLPSPSVTNSSSTPPTLPAQSPLTTSPSIMPVNCGSSASLLHGTSPTNPDQQLSSAPATTSIPQVLVKTEPMSPTLSAFKGPSHSAGPSHGTIGLSALGRAYTSAASVPVSLPSSLNPALSGLSSLSAPLNNSSSLASISLAPHGSTAPIAPVFNGLPPFTSLTSNFAFTGNPALTPPVTLPGSLLATPSTTASAVSAPHVSSTAAVLSGLAASATVSAPPFSLNLSSAVPSLFSVAQGPLGSSNPSFPGFPVSNTPSVTPALPSFPGLQASSAVAAVAPLPAAATAPSPAPVLPGFASAFSSNFNSALVAQAGLTSGLQTPGNAVFPGLLSLPGIPGFPQSATQSSLQELQHSAAAQSALLQAHSASALENYTAQPEGFANYPSTPGTPFSLQTSLPQSGWQ, via the exons ATGGATAAGAAATCGTTTGAGACCGTGCTGGATGAAATTAGAAAG GCTGTATTGACTGAGTACAAATTAAAAGCTATTGAATATGTTCATGGATACTTCTCTAGTGAACAG GTTGTTGAATTACTGAGATACTTTTCTTGGGCTGAACCACAGCTCAAGGCAATAAAGGCTTTACAACAT AAAATAGTGGCAGTTCCCGCATCAAAAATGGTTAATATTCTCAACTGCTTCACATTCAGTAAAGATAAACTTATCGCCCTTGAAATCTTAGCTTC caACATTGTTGATGCTCAGAATTACCGCCTTATTGAAGATCTGTTCAGAATTAATATGTCAGAGAAGAAAAGGTGCAGAAGAATTCTTGAGCAG GCTTCAAAAACAGGTTGTAAGGCTCCCCATGCTATGATATCATCGTGTGGCATGATTCCTGGCAACCCTTATCCCAAGGGCAAACCAAGCCGTATAAATGGAATTTTTCCA ggAACTCCTATCAAAAAGGACACAGAAGAGTGTACTAATGAAGGAAAGGGAATAGCAGCCCGTatacttggaccatccaaacca gCTCCATCAACCTACAATCCACACAAACCTGTTCCATACCCCATCCCACCATGTCGGCCACATGCAACTATTGCACCAA GTGCTTACAACAATGCTGGCTTAGTTCCAATGGCTAATGTCATAGCTCCAGGCTTACCAGCTCCTCCACCATACACTGCTAATCAAGTGGTAGCAG AAAATGAGGACCTTTCCAGCCAGGCAAAACCTTCCCAAAATCAAG ctTTTTCTGCACAAGCGAATCAGCTCTTTACTCCTCATGGTTCTAATCCTTCAACACCTGCTGCTACTCCAGTCCCTACCCCATCACCTGTCAAGGCAATAAGCCATCCATTAGCACCTGCAACTCCACTCATCTCTGGGATGAACATGTCTACCCCTGTCCTTCCTGTTTTCCCAGGACAGGTCTCCTCTTCCATCCATACATCTCAGCCATCCACTCCAACCCCGACTGTCATCAAATCCCTGTCATTGCCTGGTGTTCCTGTCACCTCTGTTCACAGTGCTACCTCTACACCCATCCCTGCAGTTTTCTCTGGGCTGGCTTCTATACCCACTGCTACACCAGCTCCACAAGGTTCTTCCACACCATGTGCCACGCCTGCACCTAATGAAGCTTTTGCATCTGCTACTGCACCATTTGCTGGCCTCCCTTTCTCTGCAACCTCTTCAGTTGCTTCAGCTAACAATCCCACTCCATTGTCATCAGTTTTTGCTGGTCTCCCTTTGTCCTTGCCACCCAATGTCCAAGGGATTTCTAGTCCTGTTCCCTCTACGGTTGCTAATTCTCCTGCCACCACCATTCCTGGTTCACTTAGCTTGCCTAACCCAATTTTGTCTGTCTTAAAAGGATTTCTGACATCAAATGACACTTCATTAATCAATTCATCTGCTTTACCTTCTGCTATGACGAGTGAGCTTGCTTCTCTATCTGCTCTAGCTAATCAAAGCTCTGACCCTCCCACTTCCTCTGTCAACAAATGTTATACTCCATcagccacccccaccccacagcgTTCCTCCACACCCGGGCTGGCCATTTTTCCAGGTCTTCCATCCCCATCTGTGACCAATTCTAGTTCCACTCCTCCAACATTGCCTGCACAGTCACCTTTGACCACTTCACCATCGATTATGCCAGTCAACTGTGGCTCATCAGCCTCCCTCTTGCATGGCACGAGCCCTACTAATCCTGACCAGCAGCTCTCATCAGCCCCAGCTACCACAAGTATTCCACAGGTTCTAGTCAAAACAGAACCCATGAGTCCTACCCTCTCAGCCTTCAAAGGTCCTTCTCACTCAGCTGGCCCTTCTCATGGCACTATAGGACTGTCAGCGCTTGGGCGTGCCTACACCTCAGCAGCTTCAGTGCCAGTCAGTTTACCCAGTTCCCTGAATCCAGCGCTGTCAGGTCTCTCCTCCTTGAGTGCTCCTCTAAACAACTCCAGTTCTCTGGCTTCCATTTCCCTCGCCCCCCATGGCTCCACTGCTCCCATTGCCCCCGTATTTAATGGACTTCCTCCTTTCACGTCTCTAACCAGTAACTTTGCTTTTACTGGTAATCCAGCACTTACACCACCCGTCACTCTCCCAGGGTCTTTGTTAGCTACTCCGTCTACAACTGCTTCAGCTGTGTCTGCCCCTCATGTGAGCTCCACAGCCGCCGTACTCTCAGGACTCGCCGCCTCAGCAACAGTCTCCGCTCCACCCTTTTCGCTTAACTTGTCCAGTGCtgtcccttcccttttttctgtTGCCCAGGGACCTCTGGGATCATCAAACCCATCCTTCCCTGGTTTTCCTGTCTCTAACACACCCTCTGTCACTCCTGctctcccttctttccctgGCCTCCAGGCATCTTCTGCAGTAGCAGCAGTTGCACCgttgccagcagctgccacaGCCCCATCTCCGGCTCCGGTCCTGCCAGGGTTTGCCTCGGCCTTTAGCTCAAACTTCAACTCTGCACTTGTTGCACAGGCTGg tttgaCTTCTGGACTACagacaccgggaaatgcagtttttcCTGGTCTTTTGTCTCTCCCTGGTATCCCTGGCTTTCCCCAAAGTGCCACACAATCTTCCTTACAGGAATTGCAGCATAGTGCGGCTGCACAGTCGGCACTACTACAG GCACACTCTGCTTCTGCTCTGGAGAACTATACAGCTCAGCCTGAAGGTTTTGCTAACTATCCATCAACACCAGGAACACCATTTTCACTGCAGACAAGTCTGCCCCAGAGTGGATGGCAATAA
- the NHLRC3 gene encoding NHL repeat-containing protein 3, protein EAPLPRSCRSAGRAAVTPNVGTARLPRCLRRSSTPEAASQLSRLLRNAARSAEPYPRAPPPPPPLLNPARPAPFWAPRRHFVGGRCPGPKPLSRGCHGNAARPARPGLASMRGKRALGPWLVMAGALLVLLGLIGGSQVLKAFDYFYPSKGQQQMYKLDISWPKIPEYFTGQTFCVAVDSLHGLVYVGQRGDDVPKVLVFSVEGYFLYSWNDTVEMPHGIFVLNTATDSSVWITDVGAGKYGHTVKQYSPSGKLLQILGTPGNAGSSLNPIQFDQPAEIFVEESGDMYVVDGDGGMNNRLLKLSTDYKEIWLSGENGTGIGQFKIPHSVTVDCYGRVWVADRDNKRIQVFDKVTGEWLGAWSSCFSEDGPYSVRFTSDYKYLIVAQMNINRLAILAAPPVGIIGDCAIVNAIQLADETKPHLVDIDMKSGAIYIAEIGAQQVQKYVPIS, encoded by the exons GAAGCTCCGCTGCCCCGGTCCTGCCGCTCTGCTGGGCGCGCCGCTGTGACGCCAAATGTGGGCACCGCTCGCCTTCCGCGCTGCCTGAGGAGAAGCAGCACCCCCGAGGCGGCCTCGCAGCTCTCCCGGCTCCTCAGAAACGCCGCACGCAGCGCGGAGCCTTACCCCCGtgcgcctcctcctcctcctcctctcctcaacCCCGCCAGGCCGGCGCCATTTTGGGCaccccgccgccattttgtgggCGGGCGCTGCCCGGGGCCCAAGCCGCTGTCACGGGGCTGCCATGGCAACGCCGCccgcccggcacggcccggcctcGCCTCCATGAGGGGGAAGCGGGCGCTGGGGCCGTGGCTGGTGATGGCGGGcgccctgctggtgctgctcggCCTCATCGGGGGCTCGCAG GTGTTGAAAGCATTTGATTACTTCTATCCTTCGAAGGGACAGCAACAGATGTACAAGCTGGACATAAGCTGGCCTAAAATTCCAGAGTATTTCACTGGCCAAACGTTTTGTGTTGCTGTTGATTCTCTTCATGGTTTGGTCTACGTGGGACAA aggGGAGATGATGTACCAAAGGTACTTGTATTCTCAGTGGAAGGCTATTTTCTTTACTCCTGGAATGATACAGTTGAAATGCCTCATGGTATCTTTGTATTAAACACCGCAACTGATAGTTCAGTATGGATCACAGATGTTGGAGCAG GAAAGTACGGGCACACCGTGAAACAGTACAGCCCTTCTGGTAAACTTCTGCAAATCTTGGGCACGCCAGGGAATGCAGGTTCAAGTTTGAATCCAATACAATTTGATCAACCAGCAGAGATTTTTGTAGAGGAAAGTGGAGATATGTATGTTGTGGATGGAGATGGAGGAATGAATAACAGACTGCTCAAACTGTCCACAG ATTACAAAGAGATCTGGCTGAGTGGAGAAAATGGGACCGGCATTGGCCAGTTCAAGATTCCTCACAGCGTGACAGTGGATTGTTATGGAAGG GTATGGGTTGCAGACAGAGACAACAAAAGAATCCAGGTTTTTGATAAAGTGACAGGGGAATGGCTGGGGGCGTGGAGTAGCTGTTTCTCAGAAGACGGACCCTATTCTGTCAG atTTACTTCCGATTACAAGTATCTGATTGTAGCTCAGATGAATATCAACCGTTTGGCAATCTTGGCAGCACCACCAGTTGGCATTATTGGGGACTGTGCTATAGTCAACGCAATCCAGCTGGCAGATGAAACCAAGCCACACCTTGTAGATATAGACATGAAGAGTGGAGCAATCTATATTGCAGAGATTGGAGCCCAGCAAGTACAAAAATACGTACCCATAAGCTGA
- the PROSER1 gene encoding proline and serine-rich protein 1 isoform X2, with translation MDKKSFETVLDEIRKAVLTEYKLKAIEYVHGYFSSEQVVELLRYFSWAEPQLKAIKALQHKIVAVPASKMVNILNCFTFSKDKLIALEILASNIVDAQNYRLIEDLFRINMSEKKRCRRILEQASKTGCKAPHAMISSCGMIPGNPYPKGKPSRINGIFPGTPIKKDTEECTNEGKGIAARILGPSKPAPSTYNPHKPVPYPIPPCRPHATIAPSAYNNAGLVPMANVIAPGLPAPPPYTANQVVAENEDLSSQAKPSQNQAFSAQANQLFTPHGSNPSTPAATPVPTPSPVKAISHPLAPATPLISGMNMSTPVLPVFPGQVSSSIHTSQPSTPTPTVIKSLSLPGVPVTSVHSATSTPIPAVFSGLASIPTATPAPQGSSTPCATPAPNEAFASATAPFAGLPFSATSSVASANNPTPLSSVFAGLPLSLPPNVQGISSPVPSTVANSPATTIPGSLSLPNPILSVLKGFLTSNDTSLINSSALPSAMTSELASLSALANQSSDPPTSSVNKCYTPSATPTPQRSSTPGLAIFPGLPSPSVTNSSSTPPTLPAQSPLTTSPSIMPVNCGSSASLLHGTSPTNPDQQLSSAPATTSIPQVLVKTEPMSPTLSAFKGPSHSAGPSHGTIGLSALGRAYTSAASVPVSLPSSLNPALSGLSSLSAPLNNSSSLASISLAPHGSTAPIAPVFNGLPPFTSLTSNFAFTGNPALTPPVTLPGSLLATPSTTASAVSAPHVSSTAAVLSGLAASATVSAPPFSLNLSSAVPSLFSVAQGPLGSSNPSFPGFPVSNTPSVTPALPSFPGLQASSAVAAVAPLPAAATAPSPAPVLPGFASAFSSNFNSALVAQAGLTSGLQTPGNAVFPGLLSLPGIPGFPQSATQSSLQELQHSAAAQSALLQE, from the exons ATGGATAAGAAATCGTTTGAGACCGTGCTGGATGAAATTAGAAAG GCTGTATTGACTGAGTACAAATTAAAAGCTATTGAATATGTTCATGGATACTTCTCTAGTGAACAG GTTGTTGAATTACTGAGATACTTTTCTTGGGCTGAACCACAGCTCAAGGCAATAAAGGCTTTACAACAT AAAATAGTGGCAGTTCCCGCATCAAAAATGGTTAATATTCTCAACTGCTTCACATTCAGTAAAGATAAACTTATCGCCCTTGAAATCTTAGCTTC caACATTGTTGATGCTCAGAATTACCGCCTTATTGAAGATCTGTTCAGAATTAATATGTCAGAGAAGAAAAGGTGCAGAAGAATTCTTGAGCAG GCTTCAAAAACAGGTTGTAAGGCTCCCCATGCTATGATATCATCGTGTGGCATGATTCCTGGCAACCCTTATCCCAAGGGCAAACCAAGCCGTATAAATGGAATTTTTCCA ggAACTCCTATCAAAAAGGACACAGAAGAGTGTACTAATGAAGGAAAGGGAATAGCAGCCCGTatacttggaccatccaaacca gCTCCATCAACCTACAATCCACACAAACCTGTTCCATACCCCATCCCACCATGTCGGCCACATGCAACTATTGCACCAA GTGCTTACAACAATGCTGGCTTAGTTCCAATGGCTAATGTCATAGCTCCAGGCTTACCAGCTCCTCCACCATACACTGCTAATCAAGTGGTAGCAG AAAATGAGGACCTTTCCAGCCAGGCAAAACCTTCCCAAAATCAAG ctTTTTCTGCACAAGCGAATCAGCTCTTTACTCCTCATGGTTCTAATCCTTCAACACCTGCTGCTACTCCAGTCCCTACCCCATCACCTGTCAAGGCAATAAGCCATCCATTAGCACCTGCAACTCCACTCATCTCTGGGATGAACATGTCTACCCCTGTCCTTCCTGTTTTCCCAGGACAGGTCTCCTCTTCCATCCATACATCTCAGCCATCCACTCCAACCCCGACTGTCATCAAATCCCTGTCATTGCCTGGTGTTCCTGTCACCTCTGTTCACAGTGCTACCTCTACACCCATCCCTGCAGTTTTCTCTGGGCTGGCTTCTATACCCACTGCTACACCAGCTCCACAAGGTTCTTCCACACCATGTGCCACGCCTGCACCTAATGAAGCTTTTGCATCTGCTACTGCACCATTTGCTGGCCTCCCTTTCTCTGCAACCTCTTCAGTTGCTTCAGCTAACAATCCCACTCCATTGTCATCAGTTTTTGCTGGTCTCCCTTTGTCCTTGCCACCCAATGTCCAAGGGATTTCTAGTCCTGTTCCCTCTACGGTTGCTAATTCTCCTGCCACCACCATTCCTGGTTCACTTAGCTTGCCTAACCCAATTTTGTCTGTCTTAAAAGGATTTCTGACATCAAATGACACTTCATTAATCAATTCATCTGCTTTACCTTCTGCTATGACGAGTGAGCTTGCTTCTCTATCTGCTCTAGCTAATCAAAGCTCTGACCCTCCCACTTCCTCTGTCAACAAATGTTATACTCCATcagccacccccaccccacagcgTTCCTCCACACCCGGGCTGGCCATTTTTCCAGGTCTTCCATCCCCATCTGTGACCAATTCTAGTTCCACTCCTCCAACATTGCCTGCACAGTCACCTTTGACCACTTCACCATCGATTATGCCAGTCAACTGTGGCTCATCAGCCTCCCTCTTGCATGGCACGAGCCCTACTAATCCTGACCAGCAGCTCTCATCAGCCCCAGCTACCACAAGTATTCCACAGGTTCTAGTCAAAACAGAACCCATGAGTCCTACCCTCTCAGCCTTCAAAGGTCCTTCTCACTCAGCTGGCCCTTCTCATGGCACTATAGGACTGTCAGCGCTTGGGCGTGCCTACACCTCAGCAGCTTCAGTGCCAGTCAGTTTACCCAGTTCCCTGAATCCAGCGCTGTCAGGTCTCTCCTCCTTGAGTGCTCCTCTAAACAACTCCAGTTCTCTGGCTTCCATTTCCCTCGCCCCCCATGGCTCCACTGCTCCCATTGCCCCCGTATTTAATGGACTTCCTCCTTTCACGTCTCTAACCAGTAACTTTGCTTTTACTGGTAATCCAGCACTTACACCACCCGTCACTCTCCCAGGGTCTTTGTTAGCTACTCCGTCTACAACTGCTTCAGCTGTGTCTGCCCCTCATGTGAGCTCCACAGCCGCCGTACTCTCAGGACTCGCCGCCTCAGCAACAGTCTCCGCTCCACCCTTTTCGCTTAACTTGTCCAGTGCtgtcccttcccttttttctgtTGCCCAGGGACCTCTGGGATCATCAAACCCATCCTTCCCTGGTTTTCCTGTCTCTAACACACCCTCTGTCACTCCTGctctcccttctttccctgGCCTCCAGGCATCTTCTGCAGTAGCAGCAGTTGCACCgttgccagcagctgccacaGCCCCATCTCCGGCTCCGGTCCTGCCAGGGTTTGCCTCGGCCTTTAGCTCAAACTTCAACTCTGCACTTGTTGCACAGGCTGg tttgaCTTCTGGACTACagacaccgggaaatgcagtttttcCTGGTCTTTTGTCTCTCCCTGGTATCCCTGGCTTTCCCCAAAGTGCCACACAATCTTCCTTACAGGAATTGCAGCATAGTGCGGCTGCACAGTCGGCACTACTACAG GAATAA